Within the Saccharopolyspora gloriosae genome, the region CGGTTCCGCAGCGCTCGAACGGGGGCGTCGACCTGGATCGATCTGATGGCCGCCCAAGTGCACGGGGCGACGCTCAACGGAGTCGAACTCGACGTGTCCGGCTACACCGAGGACACCGGGCTGGCGCTGCCGGAGCTCGCCGCCGACAACGAGCTCGTCGTGCGCGCCGACCTGCGCTACACCAACACCGGGGAGGGCCTGCACCGCTTCATCGACCCGGTCGACGGCGGCGTGTACCTCTACAGCCAGTTCGAGACGGCCGACGCGAAGCGGATGTTCACCTGCTTCGATCAGCCCGACCTGAAGGCGACCTACCAGATCACGGTGCACGCGCCCGAATCCTGGAAGGTCATCTCCAACGCCGCAGCCGAGATCACCGGTTCCGGCGAGCACCGCACGCACGTCTTCGAGACCACCCAGCCGATGTCGACCTACCTGGTCGCGCTGGTGGCCGGTCCCTACGCGGAGTGGCGCGACGAGTTCCCCGGCGAGGACGGCCAGGCCCCGATCCCGCTGGGGCTGTACTGCCGCGCCTCGCTCGCCGAGCACCTCGACGCGGAGCGGCTGTTCACCGAGACCAAGCAGGGTTTCGCCTTCTACCACAAGGCATTCGGCGTGCCTTACCCGTTCGGCAAGTACGACCAGTGCTTCGTGCCGGAGTTCAACGCCGGAGCCATGGAGAACGCGGGCTGCGTCACGTTCCTCGAGGACTTCGTGTTCCGCTCGAAGGTCACCGGCTACCTCTACGAGCGCCGCGCCGAGACCGTGCTGCACGAGATGGCGCACATGTGGTTCGGCGACCTGGTGACGATGCGCTGGTGGGACGACCTGTGGCTCAACGAGTCGTTCGCCACCTGGGCCAGCGTGCTCGCGCAGGTCGGCGGCACCGAGTACACCAGCGCGTGGACGACCTTCGCGAGCGTCGAGAAGTCCTGGGCGTACCGCCAGGACCAGCTGCCCTCCACGCACCCCGTCGCCGCCGTCATCCCCGACCTGCAGGCGGTCGAGGTCAACTTCGACGGCATCACGTACGCCAAGGGCGCCTCGGTGCTCAAGCAGCTCGTCGCCTACGTCGGGCTGGAGAACTTCCTCGCCGGGCTGCGCGTGTACTTCGAGCGGCACGCGTGGAGCAACGCCACCCTCAACGATCTGCTGCTGGCGCTGGAAGAGGCGTCCGGGCGCGACCTGTCCTGGTGGAGCGCGCAGTGGCTGCAGACCACGGGGCTGAACATGCTGCGCCCCCGGTTCAGCACCGACGACGAGGGCCGGTTCACCGAGTTCACCGTCGTGCAGAGCGGCGCCCGGCCCGGCGCCGGTGAGCACCGCACCCACCGGCTCGCGATCGGCGTGTACGACGACGATCCCGCCACCGGCCGGCTGGTCCGCACCCACCGCGTCGAACTCGACGTGAGCGATGAGCGCACCGAGGTCCCGGATCTCGTCGGCGTGCACCGCGGCAAGCTGGTGCTGGTCAACGACGACGACCTCACCTACTGCACGATGCGGCTCGACCCCGAGTCGCTGGCCACGCTGATCGACCGGATCGGCGACATCGAGCAGTCGCTGCCGCGGGCGCTGTGCTGGTCCACGGCGTGGGAGATGACCCGCGAGGCCGAGCTGAAGGCACGGGACTTCGTGAGCCTCGTGCTGGGGCGCTCGCCGGAGTCCGGCATCGGCGCGGAGAGCGAGATCGGCGTGGTGCAGCGCGTGCTGCTGCAGACGCAGACGGCGCTGGCCTCCTACGCGGATCAGGACTGGCAGCCGGAGGGCTGGAACCGGTTCTCCACCCGCATCCTGGAGCTCGCGCAGGCCGCGGAGCCGGGCTCGGACCACCAGCTGGCCTTCGTGAACTCGCTGGCGTCCTCGGTGCTCGGCGAGGAGCAGCTCGACGTGGTGCGCGGCTGGCTGGACGGGTCGGCGCCGCTGCCGGGGCTCACCGTCGACACCGACCTGCGCTGGTTGCTGCTGCAGGCCCTGGTCGCGCACGGCGCGGCGGACGAGGCGGAGATCGACGCGGAGCTGGACGAGGACCGGACGGCCACCGGCCGGCGCAAGGCCGAGCGGGCGCGGTCGCTCATCCCCACTCCGGAGTCCAAGGAACGCGCCTGGCAGCGCGCGGTGCACGACGACGAGCTGCCGAACGCCGTCAGCGACTCGATCATCGCCGGGTTCCAGCACCCCGGGCAGCGTGAGCTGCTGGTGTCCTACGTCGAGCGCTACTTCGCCGAGATCGACGAGGTGTGGCAGCGGCGTTCCAGCGAGCGCGCGCAGCCGACGGTGATCGGGCTGTTCCCGTCGTGGGCGGTGCGGCAGAGCACCGTCGACGCCGCGGACGCCTGGCTGGCCGGGGAACGTCCGGCCGCGCTGCGCCGGCTGGTCTCGGAAGGCCGGGCGGGCATCGTGCGAGCTCTCGCAGCCCGCGAGTTCGACCGCTCCTGAGCACTGACGAACGGGGCCGGACCGATCTGATCGATCGGTCCGGCCCCGTTGTCGGTTTCAGGACCCGTTGCGCATCGGTCGGGCGCCGTCTTGTCGACGACGGAGCCGCGCAGTGGTCGCGGCTCTGATCAGCGTTGCGTACCCGCCGTGTCGGAGAGCATGCGCAGTGCGCTGATCAGGCCGTCGATCAGTTCGCCCTCCCGGAAGGAGGCGACCATGGTCATCAGTGCCAGCTGGCAGCTGCGGTCGGGCACGCGGCGCTTCGACTCCGCGCCGGTGACGATCTCGACGGCGCGTTGCTGCGGGGACACCGCCAGCAGCACGCCCTCTTCCGC harbors:
- the pepN gene encoding aminopeptidase N, with amino-acid sequence MAPPNLTQDQAEQRAALLDVESYVIELDLSDGANGPDVRTFGSTTTVRFRSARTGASTWIDLMAAQVHGATLNGVELDVSGYTEDTGLALPELAADNELVVRADLRYTNTGEGLHRFIDPVDGGVYLYSQFETADAKRMFTCFDQPDLKATYQITVHAPESWKVISNAAAEITGSGEHRTHVFETTQPMSTYLVALVAGPYAEWRDEFPGEDGQAPIPLGLYCRASLAEHLDAERLFTETKQGFAFYHKAFGVPYPFGKYDQCFVPEFNAGAMENAGCVTFLEDFVFRSKVTGYLYERRAETVLHEMAHMWFGDLVTMRWWDDLWLNESFATWASVLAQVGGTEYTSAWTTFASVEKSWAYRQDQLPSTHPVAAVIPDLQAVEVNFDGITYAKGASVLKQLVAYVGLENFLAGLRVYFERHAWSNATLNDLLLALEEASGRDLSWWSAQWLQTTGLNMLRPRFSTDDEGRFTEFTVVQSGARPGAGEHRTHRLAIGVYDDDPATGRLVRTHRVELDVSDERTEVPDLVGVHRGKLVLVNDDDLTYCTMRLDPESLATLIDRIGDIEQSLPRALCWSTAWEMTREAELKARDFVSLVLGRSPESGIGAESEIGVVQRVLLQTQTALASYADQDWQPEGWNRFSTRILELAQAAEPGSDHQLAFVNSLASSVLGEEQLDVVRGWLDGSAPLPGLTVDTDLRWLLLQALVAHGAADEAEIDAELDEDRTATGRRKAERARSLIPTPESKERAWQRAVHDDELPNAVSDSIIAGFQHPGQRELLVSYVERYFAEIDEVWQRRSSERAQPTVIGLFPSWAVRQSTVDAADAWLAGERPAALRRLVSEGRAGIVRALAAREFDRS